One region of Alcanivorax sediminis genomic DNA includes:
- a CDS encoding BtrH N-terminal domain-containing protein, with the protein MHGGKQDIPSTVDVPHTHRPGRHCGSSAIRDLLEFHGLNLTEAFCFGLGAGLGITYVEIPGTDTPFIVHVRSMGFEETVFSTLGVPFRWETWQDKCAAADALDAHLDAGRPALLLTDIFYLPYFKSSTHFPGHAIVAWQRAEKGETMLVSDTERPGLLEVPRDKLVEARFSLSPPFIHHGSLFAPESVSVQVSAEKVRSAIVRNADNLLQGSRNHGIQALTTWIQELPRWKAVDKWQWLLRFAYQVIEKRGTGGGGFRVMYSEFLDEASEIVPEIHEAGLVELMRTSAAAWSALADCLRKGSESETFPEEAITDAIESVRAAETRYADAALTLLYKSS; encoded by the coding sequence ATGCATGGAGGCAAGCAGGATATCCCCAGTACCGTCGATGTTCCTCATACACATCGGCCTGGGCGTCACTGTGGCAGTTCAGCTATCAGAGACCTGCTGGAGTTTCATGGGCTTAATTTGACGGAAGCTTTCTGCTTCGGGCTGGGTGCCGGGCTTGGTATTACTTATGTAGAAATACCAGGCACGGACACCCCGTTTATTGTCCATGTCCGTTCAATGGGATTTGAGGAAACGGTGTTCTCTACACTGGGCGTGCCGTTTCGCTGGGAAACTTGGCAAGATAAATGTGCTGCCGCCGATGCGCTGGATGCCCATCTTGATGCGGGGCGGCCTGCGCTTCTCTTAACTGATATTTTTTACCTTCCTTATTTCAAGAGCAGTACACATTTCCCCGGTCACGCCATCGTCGCCTGGCAGCGAGCCGAGAAGGGCGAGACGATGCTTGTTAGCGATACCGAGCGCCCAGGGCTTTTAGAGGTGCCTCGTGACAAGCTGGTTGAAGCCAGATTCTCCTTGTCGCCACCCTTTATCCATCATGGTTCATTGTTCGCACCCGAAAGTGTTTCGGTTCAGGTGTCTGCCGAGAAAGTGCGCAGTGCGATTGTGAGGAATGCAGATAATCTCCTGCAAGGAAGCAGGAATCACGGTATTCAAGCGCTAACAACTTGGATCCAGGAACTTCCTCGCTGGAAGGCAGTGGATAAATGGCAATGGTTGCTCCGTTTTGCCTATCAAGTGATCGAGAAGCGTGGAACGGGGGGCGGCGGTTTTAGAGTGATGTATTCAGAATTTCTCGATGAGGCGAGTGAAATTGTTCCTGAAATACATGAGGCAGGCTTGGTCGAGTTGATGCGCACGAGTGCTGCGGCATGGTCCGCTCTGGCTGATTGTCTGCGAAAGGGATCCGAAAGTGAAACATTCCCTGAAGAAGCAATAACGGACGCCATTGAATCTGTACGTGCTGCAGAAACCCGATATGCGGATGCCGCTTTAACATTGTTATATAAAAGTTCCTAA
- a CDS encoding PaaI family thioesterase yields MTAEKSLPRELLAAKAFFGSGHPLFNAFGIAMDDITNDGAVMSMPCVAEVCDQQGAVHQGAIATLLDTACGLAIFVRLGDMRPIATIDLRVDFIAKPEAGEGVACNVTCFAVEENIAYVRGEAFGRDGGNLLASVSGSFAIGTAGPSFDQSVNASNKRAASKKNTIDDEGIISFETERVTALSTVVVEASPYEKFLGMTASDDNGEATYKMPFREQHIGNPLIKTFHGGIIASFAELVAGAHLTANQTEQNKPVCSSMTLDYLRPAFAGTLVAKPSIIREGKRFLVVVVDVFLDGAQVSRGRFIYKRAFTSS; encoded by the coding sequence ATGACAGCTGAAAAATCACTCCCGAGAGAACTGCTTGCTGCAAAGGCTTTTTTTGGTTCTGGACATCCGTTGTTTAATGCTTTTGGTATTGCAATGGATGACATTACTAACGATGGCGCCGTAATGAGTATGCCCTGTGTGGCAGAGGTTTGTGATCAACAGGGTGCGGTTCATCAAGGCGCCATCGCTACCTTGCTTGATACGGCATGTGGTTTGGCGATTTTTGTGCGCCTCGGCGACATGCGCCCAATTGCGACAATTGACTTGCGCGTTGATTTCATCGCTAAACCCGAGGCTGGCGAAGGGGTGGCATGTAATGTCACCTGTTTTGCAGTTGAAGAAAATATTGCCTATGTCCGTGGAGAGGCATTTGGGCGTGATGGCGGCAATTTGCTGGCGTCGGTATCAGGCAGTTTTGCGATAGGAACCGCAGGCCCGTCCTTTGATCAATCTGTGAATGCTAGCAATAAGAGAGCCGCCTCCAAGAAAAACACAATCGATGATGAAGGAATCATCAGCTTCGAAACAGAAAGGGTAACCGCTCTCTCTACTGTGGTTGTCGAAGCATCACCATACGAAAAATTTCTTGGTATGACGGCCTCGGACGATAACGGCGAAGCAACCTATAAAATGCCGTTTCGCGAGCAGCACATTGGCAACCCTCTGATCAAGACTTTTCATGGCGGTATTATCGCAAGCTTCGCGGAGCTTGTTGCGGGCGCGCACTTAACAGCAAATCAGACTGAACAAAATAAGCCAGTATGTTCCAGTATGACTCTGGATTATTTGCGTCCGGCCTTTGCGGGTACGTTGGTAGCGAAGCCGAGCATTATTCGTGAAGGAAAGCGCTTCCTTGTGGTTGTTGTGGATGTGTTTCTTGATGGCGCCCAGGTTTCCCGAGGTCGCTTCATTTATAAGAGAGCCTTCACTTCCAGCTAG
- a CDS encoding efflux RND transporter permease subunit: MDIARASIKRPVNSWLIILACLLGGLWGMNNIGRLEDPAFTIKMALVVTPYPGATAVEVEKEITEPLESAIQQLPQLKRLTSRSRPGESIIKVEIKNQYDGDTMPQVWDELRRKVGDAQSFLPIGALNSTVHDDYGDVFGIFFAVVAPDLTDSEVRELSRFLRRELLNVPNVSKVTTAGEPSEVIYVDISQESLVSLGIPLEVVLNALQSENRMQSGGSFKIDGRRIRISGEPGFDSVAAIEALRIGRPGSTEQFSLSDVASVYRATDDIPRELINYDGERAFTLAIAGLQNANIVEVGHAVNEHLDKIRHHIPLGVHIKPIYQQHLVVDKAIDDFLASLALSVAIVICVLCLAMGWRVGVAVGSTLLLTVLGTVFFMAIFAIEMERISLGALIIAMGMLVDNAIVIAEGMLIGIQRGKSAENAASEACRRTQIPLLGATVIGIMAFSGIGLSQDVTGEFLFSLFAVISISLLLSWLLAITVTPLMGHYLFDGHQYEEGEDPYAHASYGKYRMILLLALKNRGITVTALVMITVISIVGFGFVRHAFFPPSNMPMFYLNVWLRQGADIQETARQISEIESLILAHDEVEAVTTFVGQGASRFMLTYEPELPNPSYGQLIVRVTNRQLINGLIDELRVVLANQYPSLEVYPQTMMFGPGGGAKIEARFKGNDPAVLRQLGEQAQQIFQESNVVQDIRIDWRTREVVVVPHFDEERARIAGVGRAEVKTSSLFATTGIQAGTYREYDSQIPIVVRPPSEERGSVSKLGNRVMWSSAEQTYVPVSQVLSGLEIATEESLIHRRNRIRALKVQAEPIGDLTADQALRQLHNAVETLPLPKGYALEWGGEYEKASEAQASLAKQVPLGILVMLVISVLLFGKVRQPLIIWLIVPMSICGVSIGLLLTGQPFTFMAMLGFLSLSGMLMKNAIVLIDEVDAQVKDGKLMRDALVDGSVSRLRPVILAAFTTILGMIPLMWDAFFSSMAITIMGGLAFATLLTMVAIPVLYSLFFRVRF, from the coding sequence ATGGATATCGCACGCGCCTCCATCAAGCGCCCTGTCAACAGTTGGCTGATTATACTTGCATGCCTGCTCGGCGGCTTGTGGGGAATGAACAATATTGGCCGCCTCGAAGACCCTGCCTTCACCATCAAGATGGCGCTGGTGGTCACGCCCTACCCTGGCGCCACCGCAGTAGAAGTAGAAAAGGAAATCACCGAGCCGCTGGAATCCGCCATCCAGCAATTACCACAGCTGAAACGACTGACCTCGCGCTCGCGCCCCGGTGAGTCTATTATCAAGGTCGAGATAAAGAACCAGTATGACGGCGACACAATGCCGCAAGTTTGGGATGAACTGCGACGCAAGGTCGGTGACGCACAAAGCTTCCTGCCAATTGGGGCTTTAAATTCCACTGTCCATGATGACTATGGCGATGTGTTCGGAATTTTCTTTGCGGTCGTCGCACCAGACCTAACTGATTCCGAGGTACGCGAGCTCTCGCGCTTCCTACGCCGCGAGTTATTGAATGTGCCAAATGTGTCGAAAGTCACCACCGCAGGCGAGCCGTCAGAAGTCATTTATGTGGATATCTCCCAAGAAAGCCTGGTCAGCCTCGGCATTCCGCTGGAAGTAGTGCTCAACGCTCTACAATCGGAAAACCGCATGCAATCCGGCGGTTCTTTTAAAATCGATGGACGCCGCATTCGCATTAGCGGCGAACCCGGTTTTGATTCAGTCGCAGCCATTGAGGCGTTACGCATCGGTCGACCCGGTTCCACGGAGCAATTCAGCCTGAGCGATGTGGCGTCCGTATACCGCGCTACCGACGATATCCCCAGGGAACTTATCAATTATGATGGCGAAAGGGCGTTCACCCTCGCTATCGCCGGCCTGCAAAATGCCAACATTGTCGAGGTAGGGCACGCGGTCAACGAGCACCTTGATAAAATTCGCCACCATATTCCGTTAGGTGTGCATATTAAGCCGATTTACCAGCAGCACCTTGTGGTTGACAAAGCGATTGATGACTTCCTTGCCAGTCTTGCATTGTCAGTGGCTATTGTAATCTGTGTCCTTTGTCTGGCCATGGGCTGGCGCGTCGGAGTTGCCGTCGGCAGCACCCTTTTACTTACCGTGCTTGGCACAGTGTTTTTTATGGCAATTTTTGCCATCGAAATGGAGCGCATTTCTCTCGGCGCCTTGATTATCGCCATGGGGATGCTAGTTGATAATGCCATCGTCATTGCCGAAGGTATGCTAATCGGTATCCAGCGCGGCAAAAGTGCCGAGAATGCCGCAAGCGAAGCCTGTCGTCGCACCCAAATCCCGCTGCTTGGCGCCACTGTTATCGGCATCATGGCATTTTCCGGGATCGGCCTGTCGCAAGACGTGACCGGCGAATTCCTGTTCTCGCTGTTCGCAGTTATTTCCATTTCACTGTTGTTAAGTTGGCTGCTGGCGATCACTGTTACGCCACTTATGGGCCACTATTTGTTTGATGGCCACCAGTATGAAGAAGGCGAAGATCCCTACGCGCATGCAAGCTACGGCAAGTACCGCATGATCCTTCTGCTTGCACTAAAAAACCGAGGCATCACCGTTACCGCACTAGTTATGATTACCGTAATTTCGATAGTCGGCTTCGGTTTTGTTCGACATGCTTTCTTCCCGCCATCGAACATGCCAATGTTCTACCTTAATGTGTGGCTACGTCAGGGTGCCGATATACAAGAAACCGCGCGGCAGATAAGCGAAATAGAAAGTCTGATTCTCGCTCACGATGAAGTAGAAGCAGTCACCACCTTTGTTGGCCAGGGCGCCAGCCGCTTCATGCTGACTTATGAACCGGAGCTACCAAATCCATCCTATGGTCAGCTGATCGTGCGCGTAACTAATCGTCAGTTGATTAACGGCCTGATTGATGAATTAAGAGTAGTTCTAGCAAACCAATATCCGTCCCTCGAGGTGTACCCACAAACGATGATGTTCGGCCCTGGTGGCGGGGCCAAGATTGAGGCACGCTTTAAGGGCAACGATCCTGCTGTGCTTCGTCAACTTGGTGAGCAAGCACAACAAATTTTCCAAGAGAGTAATGTTGTGCAAGATATCAGAATCGATTGGCGTACGCGGGAGGTTGTCGTGGTACCGCATTTCGATGAAGAACGAGCACGTATCGCCGGCGTTGGCCGTGCAGAAGTGAAAACGTCATCACTATTTGCCACTACCGGTATCCAAGCCGGCACCTACCGCGAATATGACTCGCAAATACCAATTGTGGTACGTCCTCCCAGCGAGGAACGTGGCAGCGTCAGCAAACTCGGCAACCGTGTTATGTGGAGCAGCGCCGAACAGACCTACGTTCCTGTTAGCCAGGTGCTAAGCGGACTAGAAATTGCCACCGAAGAATCCCTTATTCATCGGCGCAACCGTATACGCGCGCTCAAAGTTCAGGCCGAACCGATTGGCGACCTGACTGCCGACCAAGCATTGCGACAATTACATAACGCGGTGGAAACGCTACCGCTGCCAAAAGGTTATGCTCTGGAATGGGGCGGCGAATATGAGAAAGCCAGCGAAGCGCAAGCGTCCCTGGCGAAACAGGTACCGCTGGGGATCCTTGTGATGCTGGTAATTTCAGTATTATTGTTCGGAAAGGTCCGTCAGCCGCTGATAATCTGGCTGATCGTACCAATGTCGATCTGTGGCGTGAGCATCGGCCTGTTACTAACTGGTCAGCCATTCACTTTCATGGCAATGCTCGGCTTCCTCAGCCTTTCCGGAATGCTGATGAAAAATGCCATCGTGTTAATTGACGAAGTCGACGCACAGGTCAAGGACGGTAAGCTAATGAGAGATGCACTAGTCGATGGCAGCGTCAGCCGCCTGCGCCCCGTGATCCTCGCGGCCTTCACCACCATTCTCGGCATGATACCTCTGATGTGGGACGCCTTCTTTTCGAGCATGGCGATTACTATCATGGGGGGGCTTGCCTTCGCCACTCTGCTTACCATGGTGGCAATACCTGTGCTTTATTCACTTTTCTTCCGCGTGCGGTTCTAG
- a CDS encoding long-chain-fatty-acid--CoA ligase: MYISQTLRRAVQLNGQGTATVFAGRRQTWREFEDRIACLANGLLSLGVNAGDRVAILALNSDRYLEYFYAVPWAGAAVNPVNIRLAPPEIAYTLNDSGSKVLFVDDTFAALLPSLQPQLESIKHVVFMGEGECPQGCIDYESLVANADRIRDANAGGDDLAGLFYTGGTTGRSKGVMLSHDNLVFNALNVVAEMGYDSDTIYMHAGPMFHLADMASTFAVTLAAGTHGIVPRFDVDEVLAFIEQEKVTNTLLVPTMVNLLASSGRIANYDVSSIKRMLYGASPMPEAVLISAMEQMPTVSFAQGYGQTEASPIITSLGPEHHIPGGEKLRSAGRAALGVEVLVLDENDQVVSQGTVGEICARGPNVMLGYWGMESTTADTLRNGWLHTGDLGYMDEDGFVFIVDRAKDMVISGGENIFSVEVEGAIYGHPAVQECAVIGIPDERWGEAVHAIVVLREGERANEAEIIEHCRERIAGYKVPRSVEFKAESLPVSGAGKVLKNELRAPFWENNGKQVN; encoded by the coding sequence ATGTATATTTCACAGACTTTGCGCCGTGCGGTTCAATTAAACGGCCAAGGTACGGCTACCGTTTTTGCTGGCCGGCGGCAAACTTGGCGAGAGTTTGAAGACCGTATCGCATGCCTTGCTAACGGGTTGCTAAGTCTGGGCGTCAATGCGGGTGACAGGGTTGCCATACTGGCGTTAAACAGCGATCGCTACCTGGAGTATTTCTATGCAGTGCCGTGGGCCGGTGCGGCAGTGAATCCCGTCAATATTCGGCTCGCACCACCTGAAATCGCCTATACCTTGAATGACTCAGGTTCTAAAGTGCTTTTCGTTGATGACACCTTTGCAGCATTGCTGCCATCCCTACAGCCACAGCTTGAGTCTATCAAGCATGTTGTCTTCATGGGCGAGGGTGAGTGTCCACAAGGGTGTATTGATTATGAATCCCTTGTCGCCAACGCCGATCGAATCCGTGACGCCAATGCTGGCGGTGACGATCTGGCGGGGCTGTTTTATACCGGTGGTACCACTGGGCGGTCAAAAGGCGTGATGCTGAGTCATGACAACCTGGTATTCAATGCCCTGAACGTGGTTGCCGAGATGGGCTATGACAGTGACACCATATATATGCATGCCGGGCCCATGTTCCACTTGGCTGATATGGCCAGCACGTTCGCCGTGACACTGGCTGCGGGGACACATGGCATTGTTCCTCGCTTTGATGTTGATGAAGTGCTGGCTTTCATTGAGCAGGAGAAAGTCACGAACACCCTGCTGGTGCCGACCATGGTCAATCTTCTAGCCTCATCTGGTCGCATCGCCAATTACGATGTCAGCAGCATAAAACGCATGCTGTATGGCGCCTCGCCAATGCCAGAGGCGGTATTGATTAGTGCTATGGAACAAATGCCGACAGTGTCATTTGCTCAGGGCTATGGTCAGACCGAAGCCTCCCCAATCATTACCTCACTCGGGCCAGAACATCACATTCCCGGCGGAGAAAAATTACGTAGCGCCGGTCGCGCAGCACTGGGTGTGGAGGTGTTGGTGCTTGATGAAAATGATCAGGTGGTATCTCAAGGTACGGTTGGCGAAATATGTGCGCGGGGACCAAACGTCATGTTGGGTTACTGGGGAATGGAATCAACAACCGCTGATACCTTGCGCAATGGTTGGCTACATACCGGCGACCTTGGCTACATGGACGAGGATGGCTTTGTCTTCATCGTTGATCGAGCCAAGGACATGGTAATTAGCGGTGGAGAAAATATTTTTTCTGTTGAAGTTGAGGGTGCCATTTATGGCCATCCTGCGGTACAGGAGTGCGCGGTAATCGGTATTCCTGATGAGCGCTGGGGTGAAGCTGTGCATGCAATCGTGGTGCTGCGTGAAGGAGAGCGCGCTAATGAGGCAGAGATTATCGAACATTGCCGTGAAAGAATTGCAGGTTACAAAGTGCCTCGTAGCGTTGAGTTTAAGGCCGAGTCGTTGCCGGTGAGTGGGGCAGGCAAGGTGCTGAAAAACGAACTGCGAGCCCCCTTTTGGGAGAACAACGGTAAACAGGTTAATTGA
- a CDS encoding metal-dependent hydrolase, with product MIARVRSYAVGGLNYSSGIDIWLYDQIRYSKVPLFLRLDHPEEPCLFGGAMKSIPIQPRKVAFDVSSVPRHWNGGDPVLTRFFDALSVHFPEGERFFIQSVRNFKDQVTDDQLSEDIRHFIRQEGQHGIVHDRFNDVMASQGVDVDKVTANLRTFIRTTQKYLPKKYQLAMTAAFEHFTATLGETMVSEKSEMFSEADPVMRALFLWHGVEEVEHKAVAYDLYQGAAGGGYLTRASALVVATLMVHLVVAPVFWNMLKLDGVTRQPGVILRGLNKLYGRKGILTGMLPDFLAWFRPGFHPWDTGMPEKVAAWLAEYETHGDPMRASETIYGPAPVSEAA from the coding sequence ATGATCGCCCGGGTTCGTTCATATGCTGTTGGTGGTTTGAATTATTCCTCTGGCATTGACATTTGGTTGTATGACCAAATAAGATATTCGAAAGTGCCGCTTTTTTTGCGGCTTGACCATCCTGAAGAGCCCTGTCTATTTGGAGGAGCCATGAAATCTATCCCTATTCAGCCGCGCAAAGTCGCCTTTGATGTCTCATCAGTGCCAAGGCATTGGAATGGCGGTGATCCCGTGCTGACCCGCTTCTTTGATGCCCTCTCAGTGCATTTCCCAGAGGGAGAGCGCTTCTTTATCCAGTCAGTGCGTAACTTCAAGGATCAAGTGACAGATGATCAGCTGAGCGAGGATATTCGACACTTTATTCGCCAGGAAGGTCAGCACGGGATTGTCCATGATCGTTTCAACGATGTGATGGCCAGCCAGGGCGTGGATGTGGATAAGGTCACTGCGAATCTAAGGACGTTTATTCGCACCACACAAAAGTACCTGCCGAAGAAGTATCAGCTCGCCATGACGGCGGCGTTTGAGCACTTTACGGCAACCTTGGGCGAAACCATGGTCAGCGAGAAGAGCGAGATGTTTAGCGAGGCTGACCCCGTCATGAGAGCGCTATTTCTGTGGCACGGGGTCGAAGAAGTAGAGCACAAGGCCGTGGCCTATGATCTTTATCAGGGCGCAGCAGGTGGAGGCTACTTGACGCGCGCGTCTGCGTTGGTGGTTGCGACCCTGATGGTTCACCTTGTCGTGGCTCCAGTATTTTGGAATATGCTCAAGCTTGATGGCGTAACGCGCCAGCCTGGCGTGATTCTGCGGGGCCTGAACAAGCTTTATGGGCGAAAAGGTATTCTCACAGGCATGCTGCCTGATTTCCTCGCTTGGTTCCGCCCTGGGTTCCACCCTTGGGATACCGGTATGCCAGAGAAGGTTGCCGCGTGGTTGGCGGAGTATGAGACTCATGGAGATCCGATGCGGGCGTCGGAAACCATTTACGGTCCGGCTCCAGTGAGTGAGGCAGCCTGA
- a CDS encoding acyl-CoA dehydrogenase family protein — translation MNLDFSNEEKEFRKSIRQWMKENVPDDIRRCTARGAMLDKNMQQRWERLLGSQGWLTSTWPEQFGGPGWSATQRYIFDQERASAGAPPTSPFGVAMVGPVLYTFGSEAQKERWLPGIQRGETLWCQGYSEPNAGSDLASLKTRATRNGDHYLVNGQKIWTTQAHWADMMFCLVRTDSTVKQQQGISFLLIDMKTPGLEVRPIYSIDGHHHLNEVYFTDVKVPVENLVGQEGMGWTIAKFLLTHERTTIAGVADIHYEINRLKSAIDALPTETDKQLAVRRLAGLEVDLMALEYTNFRTVAATDEGKPFGPESSGLKIKGTELQQRVSQAMVEIGGLMSLPWDNEEPIGEQIFNQASRRYNFLRACTIYGGSNEIQKNVLAKMLLGL, via the coding sequence ATGAATCTGGATTTCAGTAATGAAGAAAAAGAATTTCGTAAGAGTATCCGGCAGTGGATGAAGGAAAATGTGCCTGATGATATTCGGCGCTGTACTGCCCGAGGAGCGATGTTAGATAAGAATATGCAGCAACGATGGGAGCGTTTGCTGGGCAGTCAAGGTTGGCTCACGTCTACTTGGCCAGAACAATTTGGAGGCCCGGGGTGGAGCGCAACCCAGCGGTATATTTTCGATCAGGAGCGCGCCTCGGCAGGGGCACCGCCAACAAGCCCTTTTGGTGTGGCTATGGTTGGGCCGGTGCTATATACCTTCGGTTCTGAAGCACAGAAGGAACGGTGGTTGCCCGGCATTCAGCGTGGCGAAACGCTATGGTGCCAGGGTTATTCTGAGCCCAATGCGGGCTCAGATCTGGCCTCGTTAAAAACGCGAGCCACGCGTAATGGCGACCATTATTTGGTTAATGGTCAAAAAATCTGGACGACACAGGCCCATTGGGCGGACATGATGTTTTGCTTGGTGCGAACGGATAGCACCGTGAAACAGCAGCAGGGCATTTCATTCCTGCTGATCGATATGAAAACCCCCGGGCTTGAAGTACGGCCGATTTATTCAATTGATGGGCATCATCACCTTAACGAAGTCTATTTTACCGACGTGAAAGTGCCTGTGGAAAATTTGGTGGGTCAAGAAGGAATGGGGTGGACCATTGCCAAGTTTCTTCTTACCCACGAACGCACCACCATTGCCGGTGTGGCGGATATTCACTACGAAATCAATCGCCTTAAAAGTGCTATCGATGCGCTACCAACGGAAACAGATAAGCAGTTGGCGGTGCGTCGGTTGGCTGGATTGGAAGTCGATCTTATGGCGCTGGAATACACCAACTTTCGCACCGTTGCTGCCACAGATGAAGGCAAGCCGTTCGGCCCAGAATCGTCAGGACTGAAAATCAAAGGCACGGAACTACAGCAAAGGGTTTCCCAGGCGATGGTGGAAATCGGAGGTTTGATGTCTTTGCCATGGGATAACGAGGAGCCCATTGGGGAGCAAATTTTTAATCAGGCCAGTCGCCGCTATAACTTCCTGCGTGCGTGCACCATCTATGGTGGATCTAACGAGATCCAGAAAAACGTGTTGGCGAAGATGTTGCTCGGATTGTGA
- a CDS encoding TetR/AcrR family transcriptional regulator, whose translation MNTASTRDMILDAAQRIAVEHGSGRITLDKVARESGFSKGGLLYHFATKEALLQAMLERLIARTRTVRETHEQTLSGQPWSVLRAMLAARMDPDVLDPRVTMAILTSAAEQPALLDPLRQYIQQTRKRILEEERESPTAWLLWAAADGLLFQELLNISPVPSDQRSQVYQQLQRLAKDLLK comes from the coding sequence ATGAACACCGCCTCTACTCGTGACATGATCTTGGATGCTGCTCAGCGCATAGCCGTAGAGCACGGATCCGGGCGCATTACCCTTGACAAAGTTGCCCGTGAAAGCGGCTTCAGCAAAGGCGGACTTCTCTACCACTTTGCCACTAAAGAAGCTCTACTCCAGGCAATGCTCGAACGCCTAATCGCCCGCACCAGAACAGTTCGCGAGACGCATGAGCAAACGTTGTCGGGCCAGCCCTGGAGCGTCCTGCGCGCCATGCTTGCAGCACGGATGGATCCTGATGTGCTCGACCCCAGGGTCACCATGGCCATACTGACCTCCGCCGCTGAGCAGCCGGCCCTGCTCGACCCGCTGCGTCAATACATTCAGCAAACCCGCAAACGTATCCTCGAAGAAGAACGGGAATCTCCCACAGCATGGCTGCTGTGGGCAGCCGCCGACGGCCTGTTGTTCCAGGAATTACTTAATATCTCACCGGTACCCAGCGACCAGCGCAGTCAGGTTTACCAACAACTGCAACGACTGGCCAAGGACCTGCTCAAATGA
- a CDS encoding efflux RND transporter periplasmic adaptor subunit — protein MRQHPASFSGMHSHAKSVSPIPLRNDCITLAILLYATLLLSSCGGNDKAAMEPRAVRLYQVSSNNNFQAARHFVGRVDAVNTVDLSFQVSGRIIDMPVHQGKFVAKGTLIAALDSSDYQLAVREAELQLEQASRDLERTRTLLERGTLPQANFDQAETAHKLRKVALVTAQRNLAYTRILAPFDALVTRRLVDPFTNVPAGAQIVRVQNVEEFRVHINVPENLMATLESPGRLMAEAIFGNDSEHPLPLKYHEHETEPNSVAQSYRVTFSLARQHGKTILPGMTVTVRVSEASNRPDAMIDIPQSALDSDAEGNFRVWVYQPKKSVVTAQPVKVHGVTKQGHALVAGLSGNEQVVSAGVQLLHDNMPVTPFNGF, from the coding sequence ATGAGACAACATCCAGCATCCTTTTCCGGCATGCATTCACACGCCAAAAGCGTGTCACCAATACCGCTACGCAATGACTGCATTACTCTTGCTATCTTGCTCTACGCTACCCTGTTGCTGTCATCCTGTGGCGGCAATGACAAAGCAGCAATGGAGCCCCGTGCGGTCCGCCTCTACCAAGTCAGCAGTAATAATAACTTTCAAGCAGCTCGCCACTTCGTCGGTCGCGTCGACGCAGTCAACACAGTGGACCTGTCTTTTCAGGTGAGTGGCCGCATCATCGATATGCCGGTCCATCAGGGCAAGTTTGTTGCTAAGGGGACACTAATCGCTGCGCTTGATTCATCTGATTATCAACTCGCGGTGCGCGAAGCTGAACTGCAACTCGAACAGGCCTCCCGCGATCTTGAGAGAACCCGTACCTTGTTAGAGCGCGGCACACTGCCGCAAGCAAACTTCGATCAGGCCGAAACCGCACACAAACTGCGCAAAGTTGCTCTTGTTACAGCACAACGAAACCTTGCCTACACACGCATCCTCGCGCCGTTCGATGCACTGGTAACACGACGACTGGTCGATCCGTTCACCAACGTACCCGCTGGCGCACAAATCGTGCGAGTACAAAACGTGGAGGAATTCCGTGTGCACATCAACGTCCCGGAAAACTTGATGGCGACTCTTGAATCACCGGGACGACTGATGGCCGAGGCAATTTTCGGTAACGACTCGGAGCATCCGTTGCCGCTCAAATATCACGAACATGAAACCGAGCCGAATTCCGTAGCACAATCCTATCGCGTCACCTTCAGCTTGGCGCGCCAGCACGGAAAGACAATTCTACCGGGCATGACCGTCACGGTGCGTGTAAGTGAAGCCAGCAACCGCCCGGATGCCATGATTGACATTCCCCAGTCCGCACTTGACAGCGATGCCGAAGGCAATTTTCGTGTGTGGGTTTACCAACCGAAAAAATCTGTAGTGACTGCACAGCCGGTCAAGGTACATGGCGTCACCAAGCAGGGCCACGCTCTGGTCGCCGGTCTCTCAGGTAACGAACAGGTTGTTAGTGCTGGCGTGCAGCTATTGCACGATAACATGCCCGTCACCCCATTCAACGGATTCTGA